Genomic window (bacterium):
GGAATTTCCGTATTATTACGGCAGGTATAAAAATCCGTATGGTGAGCCAATAGATAAAATATAGCAAAAAAATGGGGTTTAATTTTCCTTTTCAAGTGCCTATAGTTATTATTTTGGGTTTAGTCCTTTTTTTGATTGCCTTTATAAAAATAGACATAGCCCTTATTATTTTCGTTTTCTCGATGCTGCTCTCGCCGGAAATTAACATAGGAGGCATCCCGGGAAGGGCCGTGGTTATCCGCTTTGATGATATTCTGCTGCTCATGATTTTTATAGGCTGGCTGGCTAAGATGTCCATAAATAAAGAAATAGGGCTGATAAGAGTCAATCCAATCAATACGCCCGTCCTTTCCTATATTGTTGTTTGTTTATTGTCAACAACCATAGCAGTTTTACAGGGAATTGTAAACCCTGTACACAGTATATTTTATATTCTGAAATATACGGAATATTTTTTAGTTTTTTTTATGGTAAGCAATAATATCAAGGACGAAAAACAGGTAAAAAAATTTGTTTTTTATATGCTACTTGTGTGCTTTATTGTAAGTATATTTGCTTTAATAACGTCTTTGAAAACAGGGCTTAGGGCTACTGCCCCTTTTGAAGGAAAGGAAGGAGAACCTAACACGTTTGCAGGGTATCTGATTTTAATGATGGGATTGGCTCTTGGAATTTTCATTTATGCCGGTTCAATGGAGTTACATCTTGCATCAGGCTGTTTTTTCCTGTTTCTGCTGGCCCCTTTTATTTATACTTTTTCCAGGAGCGGCTGGCTCGGATTCTTCGGGATGTACCTGGCCTTTATATTTTTTTCAAAGAAACATAAAAAAATTTTAACGCTCGGCCTTATTTTATCTATTTTTATTTCCCCTTTTGTCCTGCCCGGCGCGGCCCAGAAACGTTATGACGCTACATTTGTCGGCAGAGACAATTATTATATTTTAGGGAAAAAAGTGACATTAGATGAATCAGCGGCCGCGAGAATCAAAGCATGGAAATGGTCCCTGCAAAAATGGGTGGAACGGCCGCTCCTTGGATACGGGGTGCCCGGCGGCGGGACCCTTTTTGATGTCCAATATGCCCGCATATTGAGGGAAGTGGGGATTACAGGATTGTTTGTTTTCTCGTGGATGATTTTAAGGCTCTTCAGGGTCACTAAAGACAATTTTGGGAATTCTGAAATCGGCAGCTTCGGACAAGGTTTAAATTTAGGATTTTTTTGTTCATTAATAGGCCTTTTGGTTATGGGTATCGGGTCTGAGATTTTTATTATTATCCGCATTATGGAGCCGTTCTGGTTTTTGGCGGCAATAGTGGCGGTATTACCCGAGTTGAAAAATACTAGTGCTCTGGCAAATTAATCTAAGTTCTATTAACAACTAACTTTACAATGTACTGTCACTATCAGGGAATTGGGACATGCTAAAAACTGAAACTTTCGCAAAACAAAAATTCGGTTCAGGAAGGATAATCGGAAGTGTATTATGGAATTTCTCAGGCCAGCTGTGGATAGCGGTTTTATCGTTTTTTGCGACTCCTTTTATCGTATCCAGACTTGATGTTAATTTATACGGTATATACGGGTTAGTGGGAATAACCGTGGGGTATTTTTCATTTTTACATATGGGGATGGGGAATGCGGCGGTAAAGTATATGGCTCAGTATTTAGCGGTTACAGACGAGGAAAAAATAAGAAAAGTTTACTGGGCTTCACTATCAAGTTCTTTTCTTTTAGGGTCGGCCGGGATGGTAGTAATTATTTTTTTCAGCCGTTTAATCGCAGGGAAATTTTTTCATATAGAACCTGAATTTTTAGAAACCGCGGTGAGCGCCATTCGTTTAGGCTCTTTGGGATTTTTATTTTCTTTACTTTTAGGAGCGGTGAACAGTATTATACAGGCGGAAGGAAGGTTTGACACGTTAAACCGGGTTGGAATATTCATGAATACCCTGCAGGTATTTCTCGCGATTATTTTGTTAAAATCCGGGTTTTCTCTTAAAGGTGTAATTTTCTCCGGGATTTTTGTACAGGTGACCGGATTTTTTATATATTTTTTGATTGTGCGGAAAAAAATGCCTTCCTTGTGTTTTCCTGTAGTGGACATTCATACAGTAAAACAACTTTTTAAATTTGGAGCATTCATCAGCGTTTCTTCGCTGGTTGCGCCCTTTTTACTGAACATAGAAAAAATATTTTTGACTTCGGTAAATTCTTTATCGAAACTTACATATTACCTTATACCGTTTTTGCTGGTAGACAGGTTATCTTTGGTCCGTTCCTCTGTTTCTTCTGTCCTTTTCCCGAGTTTCAGTTATTTCAATGACGCAGTTGATAAAGAAAAAAATGCCAATTTGCATTACCAGGGGGTAATTTGCATTGTTTTTTTGTATGTTTTTTTTATCTCTTTTTTTATTATTTTTGCCCGGCCGTTTTTGGCTGCCTGGCTGGGAAATGATTTTGTTTTACAATCAGCGGATATACTTATTATTCTTTCATTCGGGGGCGTGATTAACGCAATGGCCGCTCCTTCCTTAGCGGCTTTACAGGGAATGGGAAAACCGCATTTGCCCGCGTTTTTTCATATAATAGAAATGGTGCTCTATATTCCTCTAAGTTATATATTAATTCTTAAATTTGCGGGTTTGGGGGCTGCCTGGGCGTGGGTATTGCGTGTTTCGGCAGATACCTTCCTTTTACACAATGCCATATGCCGTTTTTTTAATATTTCTATTTTTACGTGGTACGGAAGGATTATCTTTAAGGTTTTCCTGCCCGCGTCATTATGCGTTATATTGTTTTTTTTGATAAGCAGGCTGGATCTGCCTTTTCTGTCCGCGGCAAATCTCGGGGGTGTGGCTTTGGTGTTTGTTGTTTATATTGTTGTTGTATGGAGATACGGCTTGGACGATGTATTAAAGGAAAAAATTTTACTTTTTATAAAAGAAAATGCAAAAAATTATTAAAACAGGGCCGTTTCCTGATTGTATGGTTTGCGGCAGGCCGGGCGCTGAAAAATACGGAGATTTGTCCGACCGTTTTGGCCTCGTGAAAGGCAGGTTTATATTAAAGGAATGTTCATCATGCGGCTTACTCTGGCTTGACCCGCGCCCCGTTTCCAGTGCAGTAATGGATTGCTATGATGAATATTACGCGGAAGAAGAGGCGAAAAACGGTGTGTTTATTTCATCAAAACGGTTTTTGGGCGGTTTTAGAGACGCGTTTCGGGAAGGGATTATCTGCGGTTATTACGGATACCGTAATTTTCATAACAAACACAGGTTTTGCGGATTGTACGGATTTCTTGGACATGTTCCTCTTTTACGGGCGAAAGCAATATATGAATTAGGCGGGCTTTTTCCTTTCTTTAATCCTGACCCCGGGGCTTTGTTTTTGGATGTAGGCTGCGGGAAAGGGGATTTTTTGGATTTTTTGAGGAATGCCGGATGTCCTAATCTGATGGGAATTGAACCGCATTTTGTCGCGGCAGGGCTTGCTGAAAAAAGAGGTTTAAAGGTTTTTAAAGGCACGCTGGAAGAAGCGAAATTGCCGGATTCTTCAGTTGCGCAAGTAACAATGAACCATGTGGTTGAACATTTGCTTTCACCGGCTTTTACACTACAGGAGTGCTGGAGGATTCTTAAGCCGGGCGGGAAACTGGTTTTACGCACCCCAAACGTGAAAAGCTTCGGCCATAAGGTTTTTCATAAACACTGGATGGCTTTGGATCCGCCGCGGCATATATTTATTTTTTCGCCGCTGTCTTTGAATATACTTTTTGGAAAATTGCCTTTTAATAAATTTTCCATTAAAACAATAACCAGGAGCGCAAGAAATAATTATAATGCCAGCAAGAGCATCTCAGAAGGAAATAAGGATAATCTGAAGAATATATTGCCGCGAAAGAGACGTTATTTTTTTGCCTTTATGGAATGGTTGGGGTGCCGGTTTGGCAAAGATTGGGGAGAGGACATAGAACTAACAGCGGAAAAATAAGGAGGCGGGGAATGGGAAAAAATTATTTAAAATTATTGATAAAAAGATTATCGTGTTTAGTAAAAGGTATAAGAAATTTTGAAG
Coding sequences:
- a CDS encoding class I SAM-dependent methyltransferase, which codes for MQKIIKTGPFPDCMVCGRPGAEKYGDLSDRFGLVKGRFILKECSSCGLLWLDPRPVSSAVMDCYDEYYAEEEAKNGVFISSKRFLGGFRDAFREGIICGYYGYRNFHNKHRFCGLYGFLGHVPLLRAKAIYELGGLFPFFNPDPGALFLDVGCGKGDFLDFLRNAGCPNLMGIEPHFVAAGLAEKRGLKVFKGTLEEAKLPDSSVAQVTMNHVVEHLLSPAFTLQECWRILKPGGKLVLRTPNVKSFGHKVFHKHWMALDPPRHIFIFSPLSLNILFGKLPFNKFSIKTITRSARNNYNASKSISEGNKDNLKNILPRKRRYFFAFMEWLGCRFGKDWGEDIELTAEK
- a CDS encoding oligosaccharide flippase family protein produces the protein MLKTETFAKQKFGSGRIIGSVLWNFSGQLWIAVLSFFATPFIVSRLDVNLYGIYGLVGITVGYFSFLHMGMGNAAVKYMAQYLAVTDEEKIRKVYWASLSSSFLLGSAGMVVIIFFSRLIAGKFFHIEPEFLETAVSAIRLGSLGFLFSLLLGAVNSIIQAEGRFDTLNRVGIFMNTLQVFLAIILLKSGFSLKGVIFSGIFVQVTGFFIYFLIVRKKMPSLCFPVVDIHTVKQLFKFGAFISVSSLVAPFLLNIEKIFLTSVNSLSKLTYYLIPFLLVDRLSLVRSSVSSVLFPSFSYFNDAVDKEKNANLHYQGVICIVFLYVFFISFFIIFARPFLAAWLGNDFVLQSADILIILSFGGVINAMAAPSLAALQGMGKPHLPAFFHIIEMVLYIPLSYILILKFAGLGAAWAWVLRVSADTFLLHNAICRFFNISIFTWYGRIIFKVFLPASLCVILFFLISRLDLPFLSAANLGGVALVFVVYIVVVWRYGLDDVLKEKILLFIKENAKNY
- a CDS encoding O-antigen ligase family protein, producing the protein MGFNFPFQVPIVIILGLVLFLIAFIKIDIALIIFVFSMLLSPEINIGGIPGRAVVIRFDDILLLMIFIGWLAKMSINKEIGLIRVNPINTPVLSYIVVCLLSTTIAVLQGIVNPVHSIFYILKYTEYFLVFFMVSNNIKDEKQVKKFVFYMLLVCFIVSIFALITSLKTGLRATAPFEGKEGEPNTFAGYLILMMGLALGIFIYAGSMELHLASGCFFLFLLAPFIYTFSRSGWLGFFGMYLAFIFFSKKHKKILTLGLILSIFISPFVLPGAAQKRYDATFVGRDNYYILGKKVTLDESAAARIKAWKWSLQKWVERPLLGYGVPGGGTLFDVQYARILREVGITGLFVFSWMILRLFRVTKDNFGNSEIGSFGQGLNLGFFCSLIGLLVMGIGSEIFIIIRIMEPFWFLAAIVAVLPELKNTSALAN